The DNA segment TCCAACTACGATATTGAAGCAAGACCCTCAAAATTTAACTTCAACCAGCTCGATACTGTATTTGTACACCAAACACTTTCTTTCAACAAGATATCGGAGGTGATAGGTATAGACCTAGATGACCTTACCTTTTTAAACCCTGCATTCACAAAGCAGACTATACCGCCTAGCAAAGAACCCATATGTCTGTTTCTTCCAACAGAATATGCAAATAACTTTGTAAGAAACGAACCTCGTCTGTACAACTTTACCGAACGAACACCGGCTGACAAACAAAAATCAAGTGTAAAAAGCATTCACATTGTGAAAAAAGGAGAATATTTTCATAAAATAGCCATCCAGCACGCATGCACCATAGAAGATATTATGAAATGGAACAATATGAAAAACAAAGATCTTCATCCTGGCCAACCTCTAACGATCTGGAAAAAACAAGAGACGCAAAAATTCTTTTTTATCAAAGATGAATTTGATAATTTGGCAGAAGCAAAATAACTTTACAAAAGTTTATAGTATCAAACAGAAATTAAATTTTAAAATATGAAGCAATTAGCGTATTTATTACTTATTGTATCCATCATAACTACAAGTTGCAAAACACAACCCAATTCCCACAAACCCAACCCTTCGGGTAACGCAGGAGTAATGATTATAGTCATGAACGATGCCGTAAAAAAAACCGAAGCAGGAAAGAAATTATGGGACATTATGGTACAGCCCATGATTGGTCTACCACAAGAAGAACCTATGTTCGATGTTTCTGTGATCCCCCACCGCTCATTGTCTGACTTTATGAAGACTTACCGAAATATTGTAGTCGTTGAAGTAGGTCAGGAGGTACAAAAAGAAGGTATATTTTTTCATAAAGGCACATGGGCTAAACAGCAAGCCTTGGTACGTATCTACGCCAAAGATGCTGCCTCTATGAAACAACTGGTTGATGATAACGAGCTCAAACTGGTGGGTTTCTTTACCAAAGCAGAAAGAGAACGCTTGTCACACTATTTCAAAACCACCTTTAACAAAGACCTAAAGGACAAGGTAGCGAATACCTTTGGGGTGTCCATGAATATACCACGCGACTTCTCCCTACGAAAAGAAGAAGCAGATTTTATATGGATGTCACAAGAAACAAACAGCTCCAGTCTGGGTCTAATGATCTATGAAATAGATTACGTAGGTGAAGGAAGTTTCTCAAAAGAATACCTGTTAAATCAGAGAGATAAAACAATGATGAAGAAAGTGCCGGGTCCATCGGAAGGTTCCTACATGACCACCGAACACCAATTCCCCATTAACTATCAAGTAATCAAAACACCAACAGATACCAACACCGTAATGCTACGGGGCTTATGGAAGGTACAAGGTGATATGATGGGCGGGCCATTTATTGCCATGGCACATCATAACGTCGAACGAAATAAGATAATCATTACCGAAGGGTATTCCTACAATCCTGAGAAACCAAAAAAAAGAAATATGGTGAGGCAGTTGGAAGCCATTTTATATTCCTATTCACCCATTAAAAAAGAGCAGTAAATGAATATTCCTGCTACATCACGGGCCGACCTACAAGAAGCCTCACGTAAAAATGAATTGATTATTGAAACCGGAAGGCAGATCCAAAAGGATTTTGGCGAGTTCGGATTAGAAATACATTTCTCAGGAAAAGCCAATGATTTCTACGAAGAACTATTTGAGCAGATGAAAGAACATGTAGATTCTTTAGTAACAAGCAGTATAGATCGCTTAATGAATTTCCTCTACCGCATTGATATTAGCGAAAAACAGATCGCATTATATGAAAAGGAAATGCCCAACCGCGATTACAATGAAGTTTTGACCGAGTTAATCATACACCGCGAATTAAAGAAGGTGATTACCCGTGATTATTTCAGACAACAAAGCAATAAAAACGAACAAATTAAATTAGATTAAACGAACAAATCACAAATAGGTACGTTCTTTTACTCTACACGCAAAACAAAGCATATATGCATCCTACAATAAAAAAAACAATTGATATCAACCACGAAAAACATTTGGTATTTCTGGTAAACAACATAGCAGCGCTCAACGATTTTAAATTCTCAGAAAATGAGATTAACTATATCCAAAACAAGATTACCAAGGAACAAACCTTGGTACATATCAACCGACTCTCGCAACAAGTCTTTATCCGTTTTTCCAGTCAACAAGGCACCGAAGAAAACGAAAAGATAAGGAAAGATGGCAACTCCATCTTCAAAAAGCTCAAAGCAGAAGAAGTCACCCATTTTTCATTGATTGATCTCACAAGCCACAAAGATCAAACCATAGCACTGGCCGAAGGAATAGCACTAAGTGCCTATAGTTTTTCGAGATATAAAACAGACAACAAAGACAAGGCATTTAACTTACAAACCATTGATCTTGTAAGTCCAGCCATTACAGAACAAGAGATTGAGGAGCTAAACCACATTGTTGAATCAGTTTATCTGACACGCGACCTGGTAAACCAACCAGTAGATAAGCTCAACGCCACACAGCTGGCTGACTTTATCATGGAGCAATCTCAAAAAGCAGGTTTTCATGCCGAAGTATTTAACAAAACTAAAATAGAAGCATTGAAGTTCGGCGGACTTTTGGCTGTAAACAAAGGAAGTATCGACCCTCCCACCTTCTCAGTAATGGAATGGAAGCCCGCACATACTGTAAATAAAAAACCCTATGTATTAGTGGGCAAAGGTGTTGTTTTTGACACAGGAGGTATTAACCTAAAAACACCTCCTGGCAGTTTGGATACCATGAAATGCGATATGGGAGGAGCTGCCTCCGTAATAGGCACCATGATAGCCATCGCCAAAAACCAACTACCCATTCATGTGATCGGTCTTGTTCCA comes from the Saccharicrinis fermentans DSM 9555 = JCM 21142 genome and includes:
- a CDS encoding DUF4837 family protein gives rise to the protein MKQLAYLLLIVSIITTSCKTQPNSHKPNPSGNAGVMIIVMNDAVKKTEAGKKLWDIMVQPMIGLPQEEPMFDVSVIPHRSLSDFMKTYRNIVVVEVGQEVQKEGIFFHKGTWAKQQALVRIYAKDAASMKQLVDDNELKLVGFFTKAERERLSHYFKTTFNKDLKDKVANTFGVSMNIPRDFSLRKEEADFIWMSQETNSSSLGLMIYEIDYVGEGSFSKEYLLNQRDKTMMKKVPGPSEGSYMTTEHQFPINYQVIKTPTDTNTVMLRGLWKVQGDMMGGPFIAMAHHNVERNKIIITEGYSYNPEKPKKRNMVRQLEAILYSYSPIKKEQ
- a CDS encoding leucyl aminopeptidase family protein, with amino-acid sequence MHPTIKKTIDINHEKHLVFLVNNIAALNDFKFSENEINYIQNKITKEQTLVHINRLSQQVFIRFSSQQGTEENEKIRKDGNSIFKKLKAEEVTHFSLIDLTSHKDQTIALAEGIALSAYSFSRYKTDNKDKAFNLQTIDLVSPAITEQEIEELNHIVESVYLTRDLVNQPVDKLNATQLADFIMEQSQKAGFHAEVFNKTKIEALKFGGLLAVNKGSIDPPTFSVMEWKPAHTVNKKPYVLVGKGVVFDTGGINLKTPPGSLDTMKCDMGGAASVIGTMIAIAKNQLPIHVIGLVPATDNRPGKNAYVPGDILTMHNGLTVEVLNTDAEGRLILADALSYANKYAPELVIDLATLTGSAVMAIGEYGTVAMGTANDATFAELEQKGFETHERIVKFPFWSDYDELIKSDIADIKNLGGREGGSITAGKFLSKFINYPWIHLDIAGPSFHLTESSYRGKGASGVGVRLLYQFLKAKTKK